The Hyphococcus flavus genome contains a region encoding:
- a CDS encoding DUF3576 domain-containing protein, which yields MKPENISVIKVLALAAGAAVLAACGGNSAERDRNATLADYKSGRGAQATTVNRYLWAASLETLDFLPVFSADPIAGLVITDWYVNPEIPNERFKTNVYILDSALRADALRVSVFRQQKGEDGQWTDATVNPATAREIENAILTRARQLRLNVIDD from the coding sequence ATGAAACCGGAAAACATCAGTGTAATCAAGGTATTAGCGCTAGCGGCCGGCGCGGCGGTCTTGGCGGCCTGCGGCGGCAACAGTGCCGAAAGGGATCGCAACGCGACATTGGCCGATTATAAGTCCGGCCGTGGCGCCCAGGCGACCACTGTGAACCGTTATCTTTGGGCGGCCTCTCTTGAAACGCTTGATTTTCTGCCGGTTTTTTCCGCCGACCCGATCGCCGGTCTGGTGATTACCGACTGGTACGTCAATCCCGAGATCCCGAATGAACGCTTCAAGACGAATGTCTACATTCTGGACAGCGCGCTGAGAGCTGACGCGTTGCGCGTCTCCGTCTTTCGCCAGCAAAAAGGCGAGGACGGGCAATGGACGGATGCGACGGTCAATCCAGCCACAGCCCGCGAGATTGAAAACGCCATCCTCACCCGCGCACGCCAGCTACGACTTAACGTCATCGACGACTAG
- a CDS encoding porin yields the protein MTGLRTATLSVCAAALLSGTLGAGVAHAADPVKIEVDGEASAAVGLVDGEAKADANAEVHVKGSSILNNGIEIGAGVMARLDGDQPRQMFGGGRYSSLLNGGPRGIAPAESDVYLQGAYAYAKGSFGQLIVGRDQGVARMLAVKSPTIFSAVNINDWQTDLSGLNDIHTVNDFTGYATKVTYMPPANFLGGVFGGLQLGVSYSPVLRECGDLLCAPESGFIVSPEGVMLSETSKWDDAVEAALYYEKGIGVGGSDRLFVGLGASFVRATEDTRTLSTAFDDYEAYSVGLNLAYRGITLGGSVKTTNAGLASLEDDGYLAFDAGVTFRTGEESGDVAFMLGVGQSEASTIGSDPIDPTLFRDTRSAQAGVTYVLGRGITVGAAAQYVESKKPVAAGGPEEAATVVIESSIKF from the coding sequence ATGACTGGCCTTCGCACAGCAACGTTAAGCGTATGCGCTGCGGCCCTGCTATCGGGGACGTTGGGCGCAGGCGTTGCGCATGCTGCGGACCCGGTCAAAATCGAAGTCGATGGCGAGGCGAGCGCCGCCGTGGGGCTTGTTGATGGTGAGGCGAAAGCTGACGCCAACGCCGAGGTGCACGTCAAAGGCTCAAGCATTCTTAACAACGGTATTGAAATCGGCGCGGGCGTCATGGCGCGCCTTGACGGCGATCAGCCACGCCAAATGTTCGGGGGCGGACGATATTCAAGTCTGCTGAACGGCGGGCCGCGCGGCATCGCTCCCGCAGAAAGCGATGTTTATCTGCAGGGCGCCTATGCTTACGCTAAAGGTTCGTTCGGTCAGTTGATTGTTGGTCGTGACCAGGGCGTTGCGCGCATGTTGGCGGTGAAGTCGCCGACCATCTTTTCGGCTGTCAATATAAATGATTGGCAGACGGATCTTTCCGGTTTGAACGACATTCATACGGTCAATGATTTTACGGGCTATGCCACCAAGGTGACATATATGCCGCCGGCGAACTTCCTCGGCGGCGTCTTTGGTGGATTACAGCTCGGCGTTTCCTATTCACCGGTTCTGCGCGAATGCGGCGATCTTTTGTGTGCGCCGGAGTCCGGTTTCATCGTCTCGCCCGAAGGAGTGATGCTCTCCGAGACAAGCAAATGGGACGACGCGGTTGAAGCGGCTCTCTATTACGAAAAGGGCATTGGCGTTGGCGGCTCTGACAGGCTGTTTGTCGGCCTGGGCGCCAGCTTCGTACGCGCAACCGAAGACACGCGTACGCTGTCTACGGCCTTTGACGATTACGAAGCGTATTCAGTCGGCCTTAATCTCGCCTATCGCGGCATCACGCTGGGCGGCTCTGTGAAAACGACAAATGCCGGCCTCGCTTCGCTTGAGGATGATGGTTATTTGGCGTTTGACGCCGGGGTCACATTCCGTACGGGTGAAGAGTCCGGCGATGTGGCGTTCATGCTTGGCGTCGGCCAGTCCGAAGCCAGCACAATCGGTTCCGATCCGATTGATCCAACTCTTTTCCGGGATACGCGCTCTGCTCAAGCGGGCGTTACCTATGTTCTTGGCAGGGGCATTACGGTCGGCGCCGCCGCCCAATATGTCGAGTCCAAGAAACCAGTGGCTGCAGGCGGACCTGAAGAAGCCGCCACGGTCGTGATCGAAAGCTCGATCAAATTTTAA
- a CDS encoding VOC family protein, with product MAQTNNHVDYVEFAAEDLSVVKAFYAAAFGWEFQDWGDTYISFSGAGLDGGFRGGEKPVEGSSLTILYADNLEESEKRVVDAGGEIVERHDFPGGRRFHFRDPAGNILGVWTTVEGSEA from the coding sequence ATGGCGCAAACCAACAATCATGTGGACTATGTCGAGTTCGCTGCAGAAGACTTAAGCGTTGTGAAGGCTTTTTACGCCGCCGCCTTCGGCTGGGAATTTCAGGACTGGGGCGATACTTACATATCATTTTCCGGCGCCGGGCTTGATGGTGGTTTCAGGGGCGGAGAAAAGCCGGTCGAGGGATCTTCGCTCACTATTCTTTACGCGGATAATCTTGAGGAGAGCGAAAAACGCGTCGTCGATGCCGGTGGCGAAATTGTCGAAAGACATGATTTTCCCGGCGGGCGCAGGTTTCATTTCCGTGACCCTGCGGGCAACATTCTCGGGGTATGGACAACGGTGGAAGGTAGCGAAGCCTAA
- a CDS encoding thiamine phosphate synthase, protein MRAAKLAAAALALKRCSGAAAPFHLAFMTDQERAPHPELIARALPSGAAVILRDYDMPRRAALAARLLSICACRDLKLIIGADIRLAESIGAAGVHYPRWFMPDRRPGNRLIVSAACHDRYELARARELGAHVALLSPAYASHSHMRAPGLGPENFLKLAATSSLPVLALGGVNEKNAHCLAGPQVVGLAAIGAFTG, encoded by the coding sequence ATGCGTGCGGCCAAGCTAGCAGCGGCGGCGCTCGCGCTCAAACGTTGTTCAGGGGCGGCGGCGCCATTCCATCTCGCCTTTATGACAGATCAAGAGCGTGCGCCGCACCCGGAATTGATTGCCCGTGCGCTACCCTCCGGCGCCGCCGTCATCTTACGAGACTATGACATGCCGAGGCGGGCGGCACTGGCGGCGCGGTTGCTATCGATTTGCGCGTGTCGCGATCTAAAGCTGATCATTGGCGCCGATATCAGACTAGCGGAAAGCATTGGCGCGGCAGGCGTTCATTATCCCCGCTGGTTCATGCCGGACAGGCGCCCTGGCAACAGGCTCATTGTTTCAGCCGCGTGTCATGACCGTTATGAGCTTGCTCGCGCACGTGAACTTGGCGCTCATGTTGCGCTGTTGTCGCCAGCGTATGCAAGCCATAGCCACATGCGCGCGCCAGGGCTGGGCCCTGAAAACTTCTTAAAACTTGCAGCCACATCAAGTCTGCCTGTACTTGCCCTTGGCGGGGTGAATGAAAAAAACGCGCACTGTCTTGCCGGACCGCAAGTTGTTGGCTTGGCCGCGATTGGCGCCTTTACCGGTTAG
- a CDS encoding YggS family pyridoxal phosphate-dependent enzyme yields the protein MSQSSQNASLGKDAIDPAANLSAIKTEIEDALKEAGRPAESVVITAVSKQHDLERIRPVLNVGHRVFGENRVQEAMSKWPKLREEFSGIELRLIGPLQTNKVKEAVAFFDVIESIDRPKLAAALAKEMEKQSRRPRLLIQVNTGDEAQKAGVSPKDADAFLKECKKLGLDIEGLMCIPPVKDDPAPHFALLEKIAARNGLKKLSMGMSGDYLLAAQLGATHLRIGSAIFGPRPKKP from the coding sequence ATGTCTCAGTCCAGTCAAAACGCCTCTCTTGGTAAAGACGCGATCGACCCTGCAGCAAATCTCAGCGCAATCAAGACGGAAATAGAAGACGCGCTGAAGGAAGCGGGCAGGCCTGCGGAATCCGTTGTGATCACGGCGGTCTCCAAGCAACATGATCTGGAACGCATCAGGCCAGTCCTTAATGTCGGCCACCGCGTGTTCGGGGAAAACCGCGTTCAGGAAGCCATGTCGAAGTGGCCAAAGCTCCGTGAGGAGTTTTCGGGTATTGAACTGCGGTTGATCGGTCCGCTGCAAACAAACAAGGTAAAAGAGGCCGTGGCGTTTTTTGACGTCATCGAAAGCATCGACAGGCCAAAACTCGCCGCGGCGCTGGCGAAGGAGATGGAAAAACAGAGCCGCCGCCCACGACTACTGATACAGGTAAATACCGGCGATGAGGCGCAAAAAGCAGGCGTTTCTCCAAAAGATGCCGACGCCTTTCTGAAAGAGTGCAAAAAGCTTGGTCTCGATATAGAGGGCCTGATGTGTATTCCACCGGTTAAGGATGACCCCGCGCCTCATTTCGCCCTCCTGGAGAAAATTGCGGCGCGCAACGGCCTGAAAAAGCTCAGTATGGGCATGAGCGGCGATTATCTGCTTGCAGCACAACTGGGCGCGACCCATCTACGAATTGGCTCGGCCATCTTTGGCCCGCGGCCTAAGAAGCCTTAG
- a CDS encoding response regulator transcription factor — MNRVKKILLVDDDELLRDTLIDQFSVHDEFAVEPVATAADAIDRVREEAHIDLMLLDVGLPDMDGREACRIMRKNGFKSPIIMLTGADSEADTILGLDAGANDYVSKPFKFSVLLARLRAHLRSHEQSEDAVFKVGPYEFRPAVKMLVTAEDKKIRLTEKETSILKFLYRAGGKPVTRDILLDEVWGYNSGVTTHTLETHVYRLRQKIEPDPSNASILLTESGGYRLSV; from the coding sequence ATGAACCGGGTTAAGAAGATTTTGCTGGTCGATGATGACGAGCTCTTACGCGACACGCTGATTGATCAATTCAGCGTGCACGACGAGTTTGCCGTCGAACCTGTAGCGACCGCTGCCGATGCCATCGATCGGGTAAGGGAAGAAGCGCATATAGATCTCATGCTTCTGGATGTCGGGCTGCCGGATATGGACGGACGTGAAGCATGCCGGATCATGCGCAAGAACGGGTTCAAGTCTCCCATCATCATGTTGACGGGCGCGGATAGTGAGGCGGACACGATTCTCGGGCTGGACGCTGGCGCGAATGACTATGTCTCCAAGCCGTTCAAGTTCAGCGTATTATTGGCGCGATTGCGCGCGCATTTGCGTAGCCACGAACAAAGCGAAGACGCTGTTTTCAAGGTCGGCCCCTACGAGTTTCGCCCGGCGGTGAAAATGCTTGTGACGGCCGAGGACAAAAAGATCCGGCTGACAGAAAAGGAAACATCAATTCTGAAATTTCTCTATCGCGCCGGGGGCAAGCCGGTGACGCGGGATATTCTCTTAGATGAGGTATGGGGATATAATTCCGGCGTTACGACTCATACGCTAGAGACTCATGTCTATCGTTTGCGTCAGAAAATTGAACCGGATCCGTCGAACGCATCTATTCTTCTGACAGAAAGCGGCGGATACAGACTATCTGTATAG
- the arsC gene encoding arsenate reductase (glutaredoxin) (This arsenate reductase requires both glutathione and glutaredoxin to convert arsenate to arsenite, after which the efflux transporter formed by ArsA and ArsB can extrude the arsenite from the cell, providing resistance.) gives MTVTIYHNPRCSKSRQTLSLLQEKSIEPEVVLYLENPPSKAVLKSLVAKLGLKSARGMMRVKEAPYIELDLNNAKAESALIDAIAENPILMERPIVVNGDKAAIGRPPEAVLEIL, from the coding sequence ATGACCGTTACGATCTATCATAATCCGCGCTGTTCGAAATCCCGCCAGACGCTGTCCTTGTTGCAGGAAAAAAGCATAGAGCCGGAGGTGGTGCTGTATCTAGAGAACCCGCCCTCAAAGGCAGTCTTGAAATCACTCGTCGCCAAACTGGGATTAAAGTCAGCAAGGGGCATGATGCGCGTTAAAGAAGCGCCCTATATCGAGCTTGACCTTAATAACGCCAAAGCTGAATCGGCGCTAATCGACGCCATTGCTGAAAACCCTATTCTCATGGAGCGGCCGATCGTCGTGAACGGCGACAAGGCCGCCATCGGCCGCCCGCCCGAGGCGGTGCTTGAAATTCTGTAA
- a CDS encoding helix-turn-helix domain-containing protein: MSPDHFLLVFAIGQTGLLLLMLLAARSRPPGAVYLCGVLASFAGLFWVVLAKDFGWPFLTRLDALLATALAVFTVLHNRALLHGRTQSLRADIVWFTPVMILLAAQPFAARAVTVDLMLVVLIGAMLYCGANLVRHVMRSSADGVAAGGRPAKLSLYAHLAFLCVIALGLTQHLAERFEAQAMSSLWTHATLAGFLGTVALAALAFSASYRVAPTGASRRGSKHSLSPQETARMQEVLTRVMTDDEMFKKPDLQVRDVAMRLGVGADTVSEAIRRGLGANFFDFVNEKRIEDAKQQLVETSGAIEQVMFEAGFNSKSSFYAEFKKRTGVTPGQYRRDSKRV; the protein is encoded by the coding sequence ATGAGCCCGGATCATTTCCTTTTGGTTTTTGCAATTGGCCAGACTGGCCTGTTGCTGCTGATGCTTCTGGCGGCGCGCAGCCGGCCCCCTGGCGCTGTCTATCTTTGCGGTGTTCTTGCCAGCTTTGCCGGTCTTTTTTGGGTAGTGCTGGCGAAAGACTTTGGCTGGCCGTTTTTGACCCGTCTTGACGCCCTATTGGCGACTGCGCTCGCTGTGTTCACCGTTTTGCATAATCGTGCATTGCTTCATGGCCGAACACAGAGCCTGCGCGCCGATATCGTCTGGTTCACGCCAGTCATGATACTGCTGGCGGCGCAACCGTTCGCGGCCCGCGCAGTTACGGTTGACCTGATGTTGGTCGTGCTTATCGGCGCCATGCTCTATTGCGGTGCGAATCTTGTCCGTCACGTCATGCGCTCAAGCGCCGATGGCGTTGCCGCAGGGGGGCGGCCCGCTAAACTTTCGCTTTATGCCCATCTTGCCTTTCTGTGTGTGATTGCTTTGGGCCTGACGCAGCATCTTGCCGAAAGGTTTGAGGCGCAAGCTATGAGCAGCCTTTGGACCCATGCGACCCTGGCGGGCTTTTTGGGAACAGTAGCGCTGGCGGCGCTGGCCTTTAGCGCCAGCTATCGCGTCGCGCCGACAGGAGCGTCACGCCGGGGTTCTAAACACAGCCTTTCTCCGCAGGAAACGGCGCGCATGCAGGAGGTGCTGACACGCGTCATGACCGACGATGAAATGTTCAAGAAGCCGGACTTGCAAGTGCGAGACGTCGCCATGCGCTTAGGGGTCGGCGCTGATACGGTCAGCGAGGCGATCCGCCGGGGCCTGGGCGCTAACTTTTTCGATTTTGTCAACGAAAAGCGGATCGAAGACGCCAAGCAACAGCTTGTGGAAACCAGCGGCGCCATCGAACAGGTGATGTTTGAAGCCGGTTTTAACTCCAAGTCTTCGTTCTATGCTGAATTTAAAAAACGTACGGGCGTAACGCCCGGTCAATACCGGCGCGATAGCAAGCGCGTTTAA
- a CDS encoding amidohydrolase family protein gives MIRTLLRVGGLAALCSACVSTSLPDEGRCGALVIEDVSIVDPEANATRSGQSILLQDGVITRIYDAPSASLGITAKRVDASGLYASPALIDAHVHIFDARDIEMHRLHGVAAIRNMDGWAWHLRLAQKKQSPCAISGFITTGSQHEANGEEAANVVARDIIAEKSAGYDWVKLYDSIDETALKVLAKLKTQDPGIRISGHLPDDLPASGLVQSGVYDDIAHAEELLAAMRYEYGADWREYIPEIAEAMTKHGVSLTTSIETNQSIAEQAKDTDEALAARDVQFAAPLLQAFWRSAFNPYGHIDEEIATRLQKDVSALKELVFGLSRQGVTIWAGTDAPNPINVPGAALHAELSRLVEAGLSPAEALQSAFSRPAEGLFPNARLGKIAEEMAGEFILTRENPLNNVDTLRAPAGLVSAGRYLSADEIDQRKQKLASVYAADLEVIEKFSPASAANILNAIETDESGSANISEDGLTSLVWFYMKMNNFSEARTLSEKLAALYPDSADAQFVLGYIISLEDELAAD, from the coding sequence ATGATCAGAACTCTTCTGCGCGTTGGCGGGCTGGCTGCCCTATGCTCGGCGTGTGTTTCCACAAGCTTGCCTGATGAGGGGCGGTGCGGCGCTTTGGTCATTGAGGATGTGAGCATCGTTGATCCGGAAGCCAATGCGACCCGTTCGGGCCAATCTATCCTGCTTCAGGATGGCGTGATTACACGCATCTATGACGCGCCGTCCGCGTCCCTGGGCATTACCGCCAAGCGTGTAGACGCGAGCGGACTTTACGCCAGTCCGGCCCTGATTGACGCGCACGTGCATATATTCGACGCACGCGATATTGAGATGCACCGGCTACACGGCGTTGCGGCGATCCGAAATATGGATGGCTGGGCCTGGCATTTGCGTCTGGCGCAGAAAAAGCAATCTCCTTGTGCAATATCCGGATTTATCACCACAGGCAGTCAGCACGAAGCTAATGGTGAAGAGGCCGCCAACGTTGTCGCCCGCGATATCATTGCCGAAAAATCCGCAGGCTATGACTGGGTTAAACTCTACGACAGCATTGACGAAACGGCGCTGAAGGTGCTGGCAAAGCTGAAAACGCAGGATCCCGGAATACGCATCTCCGGGCACTTGCCAGACGATTTGCCCGCCAGCGGACTGGTGCAAAGCGGTGTTTACGACGACATCGCCCATGCGGAAGAGCTGCTTGCCGCCATGCGCTACGAATATGGCGCGGACTGGCGCGAATACATTCCGGAAATAGCTGAAGCGATGACAAAACACGGTGTTTCGCTGACAACAAGCATCGAAACCAATCAATCCATCGCTGAGCAGGCAAAGGACACGGACGAAGCGCTGGCGGCGCGCGACGTGCAATTCGCCGCTCCCTTGCTGCAGGCATTCTGGCGCTCCGCATTCAACCCCTATGGTCATATTGATGAGGAAATAGCTACGCGGCTTCAGAAAGACGTGTCCGCGTTGAAGGAATTGGTATTCGGCCTCTCACGGCAGGGCGTTACAATTTGGGCCGGCACGGATGCGCCAAATCCGATTAATGTGCCTGGCGCCGCCCTTCACGCCGAGCTTTCGCGACTGGTCGAGGCTGGGCTTTCACCGGCTGAAGCGCTTCAGAGCGCATTCTCACGCCCCGCTGAAGGGCTTTTCCCGAACGCCAGGCTCGGCAAAATTGCGGAAGAAATGGCTGGCGAGTTTATCCTGACGCGAGAAAATCCGCTGAACAACGTCGATACCTTGCGTGCACCAGCCGGGCTGGTTAGCGCTGGCCGCTATCTCAGCGCCGATGAGATTGATCAAAGAAAACAAAAACTGGCGAGCGTCTACGCCGCCGATCTGGAAGTTATTGAGAAGTTTTCGCCAGCTTCGGCTGCGAATATTCTGAATGCGATTGAAACAGATGAAAGCGGCAGTGCAAATATTTCCGAAGACGGATTAACGTCGCTTGTCTGGTTTTATATGAAAATGAACAACTTCTCCGAAGCGCGAACCCTTTCGGAAAAACTCGCCGCTTTATATCCTGACAGCGCCGATGCGCAGTTTGTTCTGGGGTATATTATCAGCCTGGAGGATGAATTGGCTGCAGATTAA
- a CDS encoding cryptochrome/photolyase family protein: MGDQLSRDISSLRDARKTKDIILMAELYDEITSVKHHKKKIVFVLSAMRHFAKELKGAGYNVDYRKFDTKTGLKSFSDIIEDAVRQHEPDEIVLTAPSERRVLDEIEGWRDTLSLPIDVRTDDRFIASSDEFQAWVSNRKTLRMEYFYREMRKKTGLLMDGDEPEGGQWNYDKENRKAADRDLFMPKRFSVTPDAITKEVIELTEKYFSDHFGDVEPFQFAVTRKDALKALDYFIETALVSFGDFQDAMLTGERFLYHSVLSPYINVGLLSPMEVSKRAEKAYYDGSAPLNAVEGFIRQIIGWREYIRGVYWLADEGYTKQNFFNNSRKLPWFYWSGETDMRCIQEVVEQTREEAYAHHIQRLMVTGTFAMLAGVDPFEVHEWYLIVYADAFEWVEAPNVIGMSQYADGGALGSKPYAASGAYINRMSNYCKLCEYAVSKKTEKNACPFNSLYWDFLARNEKKLKGNPRLGQMYKTWEKMGANTKRAYRARAKAILKKLDSGARV, encoded by the coding sequence ATGGGCGATCAGCTTTCGCGCGATATTTCCAGCCTCAGGGATGCGCGAAAGACCAAAGACATCATCTTGATGGCCGAGCTCTATGACGAGATTACCAGCGTCAAGCACCATAAAAAGAAGATCGTCTTTGTCCTCTCCGCCATGCGCCATTTTGCCAAGGAACTAAAAGGCGCTGGCTACAACGTGGACTACAGAAAATTCGACACCAAGACGGGCCTTAAGTCATTTTCCGATATTATCGAAGACGCTGTCAGACAGCATGAGCCTGATGAAATCGTCCTAACCGCGCCAAGCGAACGGCGCGTTCTAGACGAAATTGAAGGCTGGCGGGATACGCTGTCTTTACCGATAGACGTACGCACGGACGACAGGTTTATCGCCAGCAGCGATGAATTCCAGGCGTGGGTAAGCAATCGCAAGACGCTGCGCATGGAATACTTCTATCGCGAGATGCGAAAGAAAACAGGTCTTTTAATGGACGGAGACGAGCCCGAAGGGGGGCAATGGAATTACGATAAGGAAAACCGCAAAGCTGCTGACCGCGATCTGTTCATGCCGAAACGGTTTTCCGTGACGCCAGATGCTATAACAAAGGAAGTAATTGAACTGACGGAGAAATACTTTTCCGATCATTTTGGCGACGTCGAACCGTTTCAATTCGCCGTAACCCGAAAAGACGCCCTTAAGGCGCTTGATTATTTCATCGAAACCGCTCTCGTTTCATTTGGTGATTTTCAGGACGCTATGCTGACGGGCGAAAGGTTTCTCTATCATTCAGTGCTATCGCCTTACATCAATGTCGGGCTTTTATCGCCAATGGAAGTCTCTAAGCGCGCGGAAAAAGCATATTACGATGGTTCGGCGCCGTTAAACGCAGTTGAAGGTTTTATCCGTCAGATTATCGGTTGGCGTGAATATATACGCGGCGTTTATTGGCTTGCCGATGAGGGGTACACGAAACAGAATTTCTTCAACAACAGCCGAAAATTGCCTTGGTTCTATTGGTCCGGCGAAACGGATATGCGCTGCATTCAAGAAGTCGTGGAACAAACGCGTGAGGAAGCGTACGCCCATCATATTCAGCGGCTTATGGTGACGGGGACCTTCGCCATGCTGGCTGGCGTCGACCCGTTTGAAGTTCATGAATGGTATCTGATTGTCTACGCTGACGCATTCGAATGGGTAGAAGCGCCGAACGTGATCGGCATGTCGCAATATGCCGATGGCGGCGCATTGGGCTCAAAACCTTATGCGGCGTCTGGCGCTTACATCAATCGGATGTCGAATTACTGTAAATTATGTGAATACGCCGTGAGCAAGAAGACGGAAAAAAACGCTTGTCCCTTTAATTCACTCTACTGGGATTTTCTTGCACGCAATGAAAAGAAACTGAAAGGCAACCCCCGGTTGGGGCAGATGTATAAAACCTGGGAAAAGATGGGCGCAAATACAAAGCGAGCGTACCGGGCACGGGCAAAAGCTATCTTGAAAAAACTGGATTCAGGCGCGCGGGTTTGA
- a CDS encoding SDR family NAD(P)-dependent oxidoreductase → MPLDLTRPFSALVLGASGGIGAAIADKLKSNPHCRALKTLSRSTDGFDLSKEQSVAAAARNLQGEDSVYDLIFNATGILEVNGRPPEKSFRELDAATLTRAFAVNAAGAAMAIKYFSPLLRRNAPVVFATLSARVGSIDDNRLGGWMSYRASKAALNQIVRCAAVEEARRNKQSVFVALHPGTIQTPLTEKYARGQYTATPEEAAKNLLDVCSRLTPEHSGGFFDYAGREIEW, encoded by the coding sequence GTGCCGTTAGACCTCACCAGACCTTTTTCTGCGCTTGTCCTTGGCGCTTCGGGCGGCATCGGCGCGGCCATTGCCGATAAGCTTAAAAGCAATCCGCACTGTCGTGCTCTGAAGACCTTGAGCAGAAGCACGGATGGTTTCGATCTTTCCAAAGAACAAAGCGTGGCGGCGGCGGCGCGGAACCTTCAGGGTGAGGACAGCGTGTACGACCTCATCTTCAACGCAACCGGCATCCTCGAAGTCAACGGTAGACCGCCCGAAAAATCCTTTCGCGAGCTTGATGCGGCAACGCTGACCCGAGCCTTTGCCGTTAACGCCGCAGGCGCTGCGATGGCGATAAAATACTTCTCCCCCTTGCTGAGACGAAATGCGCCTGTCGTTTTCGCCACACTATCAGCACGTGTCGGCTCTATTGACGATAACCGGCTGGGGGGATGGATGAGTTATCGCGCCTCCAAGGCTGCTTTGAATCAGATCGTGCGATGCGCGGCTGTCGAAGAGGCACGCCGCAACAAGCAATCCGTATTTGTCGCTTTGCATCCCGGCACTATTCAAACGCCACTCACGGAAAAATACGCGCGTGGGCAATATACGGCGACCCCCGAAGAGGCGGCAAAAAACCTGTTGGATGTTTGCTCGCGCCTTACGCCTGAACACTCCGGCGGTTTTTTTGACTACGCGGGGCGGGAGATCGAGTGGTGA
- a CDS encoding DUF302 domain-containing protein encodes MKLVAPILAAAAALSACATNAETLTQQPATSAMKMDKARVITHESQARFDSTVEQLQAAVDERGFKTFAVIDHAAGAASINQPLRPTTLIIFGNPNGGTPVMQAEQKMGLELPLKMLVSQGENESVAITWENMTQTFYEYGIPNHPAAEKMSAALKAIAEEAGRNSD; translated from the coding sequence ATGAAACTTGTTGCGCCAATACTCGCTGCAGCCGCCGCCTTGTCTGCCTGCGCCACTAATGCTGAAACACTCACCCAACAACCGGCGACGAGCGCCATGAAAATGGACAAGGCCCGTGTCATCACGCATGAAAGCCAGGCGCGCTTTGATTCAACGGTTGAACAACTGCAAGCTGCTGTTGACGAACGCGGGTTTAAAACTTTCGCAGTGATCGACCACGCTGCGGGCGCGGCATCTATAAACCAGCCGCTTCGGCCGACAACACTTATCATCTTTGGCAATCCCAATGGCGGCACGCCCGTCATGCAGGCAGAGCAAAAAATGGGTCTTGAACTGCCTCTGAAAATGCTTGTTTCACAGGGCGAAAACGAAAGCGTTGCAATCACCTGGGAAAACATGACCCAGACATTTTATGAATATGGAATCCCCAATCATCCAGCTGCTGAAAAGATGTCGGCCGCTTTAAAAGCGATCGCTGAAGAGGCGGGGCGCAACAGCGACTAG